A stretch of Pogona vitticeps strain Pit_001003342236 chromosome 5, PviZW2.1, whole genome shotgun sequence DNA encodes these proteins:
- the LOC110091669 gene encoding progonadoliberin-2, whose amino-acid sequence MGCQKSLLLFLCLVLTVSLHRSAAQHWSHGWYPGGKREVDSPRSTEVSEDIKLCDGEECSSVKIPRDKMVKTLLADMLARQLQKKK is encoded by the exons ATGGGGTGCCAAAAGTCCCTCCTGCTTTTCCTCTGCCTGGTGCTGACGGTGAGCCTGCATCGGTCGGCAGCTCAGCATTGGTCCCACGGCTGGTACCCTGGAGGGAAACGGGAGGTCGATTCACCCCGGAGTACCGAG GTCTCTGAAGACATTAAACTGTGCGATGGGGAAGAATGCAGTTCCGTGAAGATCCCAAGAGATAAAATGGTGAAGACTCTCCTG GCTGACATGCTAGCAAGACAACTTCAGAAGAAAAAATGA